From Streptomyces sp. SCSIO 75703:
ATGTTCCGGATGACCGACGAGGCCGGCGGCGACGACAAGCTGCTGTGCGTCCCGTCGACGGACCCCCGGGTGGAGCACCTGCGCGACATCCACCACGTCTCCGAGTTCGACCGCCTGGAGATCCAGCACTTCTTCGAGGTCTACAAGGACCTGGAGCCCGGCAAGTCGGTCGAGGGCGCCAACTGGGTCGGCCGCACGGACGCCGAGGCCGAGATCGAGCGGTCCTACAAGCGTTTCGAGGAGCAGGGCGGTCACTGAGCCACGCTCCCGCAGGGTGACGGGTCGCACGCCTCGGCGTGCGGCCCGTTCCGCGTTTGGTGCGCATACTGAGGGCAACAGGAGGGTGTGTTCGTACCAGGGAGCGCTACGCAAGTGACGGATGCGGAGGACCGCAAGCCGCAGTCGGATGAGGCCCGCAGTGGTTTCCGGCCGCCGGCCGGGGTCGCGGCGCCGGCCGAGAACGAGGCGTCGACGACGTCCGAGTTCGAGATCCCCGAGGGCCTGGCCGTCGCCCGGCCGGCCGGGGCGGAGGCCGAGACGACCTCGGAGTTCTCCCTGCCGGAAGGGCTGGACGTGCCGCCGGCGCCCCCGGAGGCGGAGGGCTCGGCGTTCTCCGCGCCGAGCACCTACAGCGCCTGGAACGCCCCGCCGGCCTTCACCCCGGCGGGCGGCATACCGGCCCTGACCGGGGACGTGCCCTGGCAGGACCGGATGCGGGCGATGCTGCGCATGCCGGTGGCCGAGCGGCCCGCGCCGGAGACGGTCCAGCGGCACGACGAGACCGGGCCCGCGGTCCCCCGTGTGCTCGACCTCACGCTGCGCATCGGCGAGCTGCTGCTCGCGGGCGGCGAGGGCGCCGAGGACGTGGAGGCCGCCATGTTCGCGGTCTGCCGCTCCTACGGCCTGGACCGCTGCGAGCCGAACGTCACCTTCACCCTGCTGTCGATCTCGCACCAGCCGTCGCTGGTGGACGACCCGGTGACGGCCTCGCGGACGGTGCGCCGCCGGGGCACCGACTACACGCGGCTCGCGGCCGTGTTCCAGCTCGTCGACGACCTCAGCGACCCCGAGGCGCAGATCTCCCTGGAGGAGGCGTACCGGCGGCTCGCGGAGATCCGCCGCAACCGGCACCCGTACCCCGGGTGGGTGCTGACGGCGGCGACCGGTCTGCTGGCGGGCGCGGCCTCGCTGCTGGTCGGCGGTGACCTGATCGTGTTCTTCGCCGCGCTGGTCGGCGCGATGCTGGGCGACCGGCTCGCCTGGCTGTGCGCGGGGCGCGGGCTGCCGGAGTTCTACCAGTTCTCGGTGGCCGCGATGCCGCCGGCCGCGCTCGGCGTCGCGCTGAACCTGGCGCACGTCGACGCGAAGGCGTCCGCGGTGATCACCGGTGGGCTCTTCGCGCTGCTGCCCGGACGGGCACTGGTGGCGGGGGTGCAGGACGGTCTGACCGGCTTCTACATCACCGCGTCGGCACGGCTGCTGGAGGTCATGTACTTCTTCGTCAGCATCGTCGCCGGGGTGCTGGTGGTGCTGTACTTCGGGGTCCAGGTGGGCGCCAAGCTCAACCCGGACGTCGCCCTCGGCACGGGTGAGCAGCCGGCGGTGCAGATCCTCGCCGCGATGATGCTGTCGCTGGCCTTCGCGGTCCTGCTCCAGCAGGAGCGGGGCACGGTGCTGGCGGTGACCCTCAACGGGGGTGTCGCCTGGTGCGTGTACGGGGCGATGCACGTGGTGGGCGACATCTCGCCGGTGGCGTCGACGGCCGCCGCGGCGGGGCTGGTGGGGCTCTTCGGGCAGCTCATGTCCCGGTACCGGTTCGCCTCGGCGCTGCCCTACACGACGGCGGCGATCGGGCCGCTGCTGCCCGGTTCGGCGACGTACTTCGGTCTGCTGGCGATCGCGCAGAACGAGGTGGACCGGGGGCTGGTGTCGCTGTCGAAGGCGGTGGCGCTGGCCCTGGCCATCGCCATCGGGGTGAACCTCGGCGGGGAGATCTCCCGGCTCTTCCTGCGGCTGCCGGGGGCCGCGAGCGCCGCCGGGCGCCGGGCGGCGAAGCGGACCCGCGGCTTCTGAGGGGCGGCGTCCCGGGGTCCGGTTGCCACCGCCCCCTCGGATAGGTCAGTAGCGCTGGTCGTAGGGCTGCTGGCGGGGGTCGGGCCGGTTGCCGTACTGCTGCCCGCCGTAGCCGGCCTGGTCGCCGTGGCCGGGCTGGCCACCGTAGCCGGGCTGACCGCCGTGGCCGGGCTGGCCGCCGTGGCCCGGTGCGGCGTAGCCGTTCCCGGTGCCGCCGTATCCGCCGTTCCCGTAGCCGTTTCCGCCGCCGTGGCCGGGGTCGCCGTAGCCGCCCTGGCCGCCGTACCCCTGGCCGCCGTACGGCTGCTGGTGCTGGGGCTGGTGCTGGGGCTGGTGCTGGTGCTGCGGCTGGGGACGCTGGGGGGCGTCCACGCGGCGGAGCTGCGTCGTCGCGTCGTCCATCACCGGGTACTGCGGGGCCTGCGGCCCGGCGGCGGGCTCCTCGGCGGCGGCGCGCTTCTTCTTCGCGCGCTCGCGCAGGAACTCCACGATGATCGGCACGACCGAGAGCACGACGATCAGGACGAGGATCGCCTCGACGTTGGCCCGGATGAAATCGATCTGACCGAGCCAGTAACCGGCGAGGGTGACGCCCGAGCCCCAGGCGATGCCGCCGATGATGTTGTACGTGAAGAACGTGTGGTACTTCATCCGCCCGGCGCCCGCCACGATGGGCGCGAAGGTGCGGACGATGGGCACGAAGCGGGCCAGGACGATCGCCTTGGGACCGTACTTCTCCATGAACTCGTGGGCCTTCTCCAGGTTCTCCTTTTTGAAGAGCTTGGAGTTGGGACGGTTGAAGAGCTTCGGGCCGAAGAACTTGCCGATCATGTAACCGACTTGGTCACCCAGGACGGCGGCGATCACGATCAGCGTGCACACCAGCCACAGCGGCTGGCTGATGTACTGCCCCTGGGCGACGAACAGGCCCGCCGTGAACAGCAGGGAGTCGCCGGGCAGGAACGCGAAGAGTCCGGACTCGGCGAAGACGATCAGCAGGATGCCGGCCAGGCTGAAGGTCTCGATCAGATAGTCAGGGCTCAGCCACTCTGGGCCGAGCGCAAGCGTGGTCACGGGATTGTGGCTCCTGCACTGGGGGGCGGGCGGGGGCGGGCTGCCCCAACGTATCAACGCAGCCTCATGGTCCCAGGTTCCACCGGGAGGGGACGCCCGGCGTGCGCTGTGGGTCCGTCCGGGGAAGGCTGGGAACCATGGGCATCGAAGAATACGGCGGCGGGCAGGGCCCCGCTCCCGAGGTCCTGGTCGTGACCACCAACGACCTGCCGGGCCATCGCGTGCGGGAAGTGCTGGGAGAGGTCTTCGGGCTGACGGTGCGCTCCCGGCACCTGGGGAGCCAGATCGGCGCCGGGCTGAAGTCACTGGTCGGCGGTGAGCTGCGCGGGCTCACCAAGACACTGGTCGAGACGCGCAACCAGGCGATGGAGCGGCTCGTCGAGCAGGCACGCGCGCGGGGCGCCAACGCCGTGCTGGCGTTCCGCTTCGACGTGACCGAGGCGGCGGACGTGGGCACCGAGGTGTGCGCCTACGGGACCGCCGTCGTGGTCGAGCGGGAGCCCGTCGGGTGACCGCCGCCGGAAGGCGCCAGGCGGCGGTCACCGGTGTGGGGGCCGCCGCCGGCGGCTGCGCCACGGCGCCGGTCGGCCACCCCGGGGCGGCCGGCCGGAGCTCCCGTCACGTGCGGTCACGGGCCGCGTTGGCGTGGATGGCCGCGCGCAGGTGCTCGGCGACGCCCGCGCCCAGGGCGTCGTAGTACGCCGTGAAGCGCTCGTCGGCCACGTACATGTCGCCGAGGCAGGTGTGCATCTCGTACGAGCACGGGTAATACCACCGGCCGATGTGCCGGCGGTGCTCCTCGGCCAGGTCCATGGCGCGCTCCCCGGCCGCCGGCTCGCCCGCGGCCACAAGGGCCGCGTACCGCCCGTTCCAGTCGTCCACCTGGGCCTGGGCGCGCTTCCAGTCCTCCTTGGTGTAGCGGGCCGTGCGCCGCCGCGACTCGGCGTACGCCTCGGTGCCGCCCCAGCGTTCCTCCGCCTCGTCGGCGTACCGTCCGGGGTCCTGGTCCCCGAACACCTCGAAGCGTTCCTCCGGTGTGAGATCGATGCCCATCTTGCGTGCCTCCAAGGCGCGTTCCACGGCCGCCGCCATCTTCCGGAGCTGCTCGATCCGGGCGGTGAGCAGGTCGTGCCTGCGGCGCAGGTGCACCCGCGGGTCCACGTCCGGATCGTCGAGCAGGGCGGCGACCTCGTCGAGCGGGAAGCCCAGCTCCCGGTAGAACAGGATCTGCTGGAGCCGGTCGAGGTCGGCGTCGCCGTACCGCCGGTGCCCGGCGTGGCTGCGCTCGCTCGGCACGAGCAGACCGATGGCGTCGTAGTGGTGCAGGGTGCGCACCGTCACGGCGGCGAAGCCGGCGACCTGTCCCACGGAGTAGTGCACTTCCGCTCCCTTTCCTGTCCGACGTCCCCAGGCTGGGGCCTCACGCGGCGTGAGGTGCAAGTCCACCGGAGCGCCCGCGCGACATGCGGGTCCGGCACGTCCGGCCTACGGTCGATGACATGCCACTGCACACCGGGCCGCTGCCGCGGCGGGACGACCACGGCGACCGGCGCCTGTCCGTGAACCCCTTCTTCGGCGAGGCCGACCCCGTCGGGGGCATGACGCAGGCACCGCCCGTCCATCGTCTGCCCGACGCGCCCATGCCGCCCGCCACCGCCTACCAGCTCGTCCACGACGAGCTGATGCTCGACGGGAACGCCCGGCTGAACCTGGCCACCTTCGTCACCACCTGGATGGAGCCGCAGGCCCGGGTGCTGATGGGTGAGTGCCGCGACAAGAACATGATCGACAAGGACGAGTACCCGCGCACCGCCGAGCTGGAGCGGCGCTGCGTGGCGATGCTCGCCGACCTGTGGAACGCTCCCGACCCGTCGGCGGCGGTGGGCTGCTCCACCACCGGGTCGAGCGAGGCGTGCATGCTCGCCGGGATGGCGCTCAAACGGCGCTGGACGCGGCGCAACGCCGACCGCTACCCCGGGGTCCGGCCCAACCTCGTCATGGGCGTGAACGTGCAGGTGTGCTGGGAGAAGTTCTGCAACTTCTGGGAGGTGGAGGCGCGGCAGGTGCCGATGGAGGGCGAGCGCTTCCACCTCGACCCCGAGGCCGCCGCGGCACTGTGCGACGAGAACACCATCGGTGTCGTCGGCATCCTCGGCTCCACCTTCGACGGCTCCTACGAGCCGATCGCCGACCTCTGCGCGGCCCTGGACGCCCTCCAGGAGCGGACCGGGCTGGACGTCCCGGTGCATGTCGACGGGGCCTCGGGCGCCATGGTCGCGCCGTTCCTCGACGAGGACCTGGTGTGGGACTTCCGGCTGCCGCGGGTCGCCTCGGTCAACACCTCCGGGCACAAGTACGGGCTGGTCTACCCGGGCGTCGGCTGGGCGCTGTGGCGCGACGCGGACGCCCTCCCCGAGGAACTGGTCTTCCGCGTGAACTACCTGGGCGGCGACATGCCGACCTTCGCGCTGAACTTCTCCCGGCCCGGCGCCCAGGTGGTCGCGCAGTACTACTCCTTCCTGCGGCTGGGCCGCGAGGGCTACCGGGCCGTGCAGCAGACCGCGCGGGACGTCGCGATGAAGATCTCCGGCCGGGTCGCGGAGATCGGCGACTTCCGGCTGCTCACCCGGGGCGACCAGTTGCCGGTCTTCGCCTTCACCACCGCCGGCCACGTGACGGCGTACGACGTCTTCGACGTCTCGCGGCGGCTGCGGGAGGGCGGCTGGGTGGTCCCCGCGTACACCCTGCCGCCGCACCGGGAGGACCTGTCCGTGCTGCGGGTGGTGTGCCGCAACGGCTTCTCCGAGGACCTCGCCGACCTCCTGGTGGACGACCTGGAACGGCTCCTGCCCGACCTCCGCCGCCAGCCGCACCCCCTGACCCGGGACAAGGGGGCGGCGACGGGGTTCCACCACTAGGGTCCTTCGTCGGCGAAAGACCTTGGCGGGTCGCGGGCGTACGGCTCGGCGGCCGAGCCGGGCGAAGCGGCGCACCGCCGGCGGGAAGGGCACCGCGAGCAGCACCGACGGCCTCCGGACGGCGCCCCGGACGTGCCCGGCCTCCCCGCCGGCCCGCCGGCCCGCCGGCCAGGTCGCGTACCGCGGCGGCCGGGTGGGACTCCGGGTTCCGGTGGACCGGGGTGCCCGGCCGGACCGGGACCCGCACCGCCCGCACCCTCTCCGGCCGGCCCGCCACCAGCGCGGGGTGGCGTGGCGTGGGACCACTCGCGCGCCCCGGTACTCCGGGTCGTCGCACACCTGGTGGCCGTGGGCCCGCCCGTGCCGGCGCGCCGCGCCGAGCACGAGGAGACGCATCGCCGGCACGGGGTCCGTCAGGACCGGGCCTCCTGTTCCCGGGCCACCAGGTCCCAGGCGGAGGCGCCGTCGAGCGATTCGCGGATGATGTCCGCGTGGCCGGCGTGCCGGGCCGTCTCGCGGATCAGGTGCAGGCAGAGCCAGCGGACGGAGACCCGGTCGTCCGGCGGGAACCAGGGTGCCTTCGGCAGCGGGAAGGTGTCGTCGAGGCTGGGCACGCCGCGGACGTACGCCTCCGTGCCGGCGGCCACCTCCTCCCAGTACGCGAGCTGCGAGGCGACCGTCTCGTCGCCGATCAGGCGGAAACAGTCGCTCCAGTCGGACTGGTCCCGGTCGACCGCGGGCGGCTCCTGCCGGGCGCGGGCGATCCAGCTCTGCTCGACCTCGGCCAGGTGCTTGATCAGTCCGGCGAGCGACAGCTCACTGGCGCTCGGCCGCGACCTCGCCTGCTCCTCCGTGAGGCCGAGCACGGACCGCCGGACCGCGTCCCGCTGCTCCGCCAGGAAGGACAGGAGGGCCCCTCGCTCGTCGCCCTGCGCTTCGGCTCGCACGTGCGCGACCATGACCGTCCGCCTTTCGTCGGGCCCGCTCCGAGAGCGGGGCTTGCCTGCTGACACCGACGACGTTAGGGGCCCATGCGGTCATTCCCTGTCCGCACGGGCCCGGGGAAGCGCCGAAGTCTCAGAAGGGGAAGCCGCTGCGCCCGTGCTGCACCGAGATCCACTTCTGGGTGGTGAACGCGTCCAGCATGGCGTCGCCGTTGAGCCGGCCGACGCCGGAGTGCTTCTCCCCGCCGAAGGGCACGATCGGCTCGTCGTGCACGGTGCCGTCGTTCACGTGGAACATGCCGGCGTCGATCCGCTTGGCGAAGGCCACCCCGCGCTCGACGTCCGCCGTGTGCACGGCACCGCTCAGCCCGTACGGGGTGTCGTTGACCAGGCGGACGGCCTCCTCCTCGCCGTCGAAGGGGACGAGGAAGGCGACCGGGCCGAAGACCTCCTGGCGCAGCAGCGCCGAATCGGCCGGGAGGCCGGTGAGTACCGAGGGCTCGACGAGGTTGTCCGTGGTCGTGCCGCGCACCACCGCCGTCGCCCCCTCGGCGAGGGCCTGCTCGACGACGCAGGCCAGGGCGTCCGCCTGCGAGGAGTTGATCACCGGGCCGATCACGGTCTCCGGGTCGCGCGGGTCGCCGGTCTTGAGGGAGCGCACCTTGGCGGCGAACTTCTCGGTGAACTCGTCGGCGACCGCCCGGTCGACCAGGACGCGGTTGGCGGCCATGCAGACCTGGCCCTGGTGGACGTAGCGGCTGAAGACCGCGGCGTCGACCGCGTAGTCGACGTCGGCGTCGTCGAGGACCACCAGGGCGCTGTTGCCGCCCAGTTCGAGGACGGAGCGCTTGAAGAGGGAGGCGCAGACGGTGGCGACGTGGCGGCCGACCTTGTCGGAGCCGGTGAAGGAGATCACCTTCGGCACGGGGTGCTCCAGGAAGGCGTCGCCGATCTCCGCGATGTCGGTGACGACCACGTTGAGCAGGCCGCCCGGCAGGCCGGCGTCCTCGAAGATCTTGGCGATCAGGGTGCCGCCGACCACGGGCGTGTTCTGGTGCGGCTTGAGGACGACGCCGTTGCCGAGCGCGAGGGCGGGGGCGACCGACTTCAGCGAGAGGAGGAAGGGGAAGTTGAAGGGGCTGATCACGCCGACGACGCCGACGGGCACCCGGTAGACGCGGTTCTCCTTGCCGTCGACCGGCGAGGGGATGATCCGGCCCTCGGGACGCAGGGCGAGGTGCACGGCCTCGCGCAGGAACTCCTTGGCGAGGTGCAGTTCGAAGGCGGCCTTCAGCCGCGTGCCGCCGAGTTCCGCCGCGATGGCCTCGGTGATCTCCGGCTCCCGCTCCTCCACCAGGCGCAGGGCCTTCTCGAACACGGCACGGCGGGCGTAGGGGTTGGTCTCGGCCCACCGCTTCTGGGCGCGTTCGGCCGCGCGGTACGCCTCGTCGACCTCCTCGACGGTGGCTATCGTGATCGAGGCGAGCTTCTCGTTGTCGTACGGGTTGAAGTCGATGATGTCCCAGGAACCGTTCCCCGGGCGCCACGTGCCGTCGATGTACTGCTGGGCCAGGTCGGTGAAGCAGGACGTCATGTGATCCCTCAATCCCCTGCCGCCGAGGCAGACGGAGCCGATCGGTCAGTCGGCCCCACGGTCCGGTCGTATCTGATCGGACGTCATCCTAGTGACGGCTCAGGCGAGTTGGAGGAGTCCGCGCAGAAGGTCGCGGCTCTCCGCGGGCGAGGGGCTGTCCTTCTGGAGCTCCCGGATCGCCGTCTCGTACTGGGCCACGTCCTCGCGCTTGTCCAGGTAGAGGGCGCTGGTGAGCTGCTCCAGGTAGACGACGTCGGAGAGGTCGGACTCGGGGAAGCTGAGGATGGTGAAGGCGCCGCTCTCCCCGGAGTGGCCGCCGAAGCCGAACGGCATGACCTGCAACCGGACATGGGGCCGCTCGGACATGTCGATCAGGTGCTGGAGCTGCCCGCGCATCACGTCCCGGCCCCCGTAGGGGCGGCGCAGCGCGGCCTCGTCGAGGACGATGTGGAACTCGGGCGCGGCCTCGTCCACCAGGTGTTTCTGCCGTTCCAGGCGCAGCGCCACGCGGCGCTCCACGTCGGCCTCGTCGGCGTCCCGCATGCCGCGCGAGACCACGGCACGGGCGTACTCCTCGGTCTGCAGCAGTCCGTGGACGAACTGCACCTCGTACACCCGGATCAGGGAGGCGGCGCCCTCCAGTCCCACGTAGGTGGGGAACCAGTTCGGCAGCACGTCGGAGTAACTGTGCCACCAGCCCGCGACGTTGGCCTCCCGGGCCAGGGACAGCAGGGAGGCGCGCTCCTGTTCGTCCGTGATCCCGTAGAGGGTCAGCAGGTCCTCGACGTCCCGCGTCTTGAAGCTCACCCGGCCCAGTTCCATCCGGCTGATCTTCGACTCGGAGGCGCGGATCGAGTACCCCGCGGCCTCGCGGGTGATCCCCCGCGCCTCCCGCAGCCGCCTGAGTTGTGATCCGAGCAGCATGCGCCGCACCACCGATCCGGGCTCTCCCACGCTCACCTTCGCCAGCCTCCCCAACCGTCTCCAGGGCCGAAGTCTGCCACTAAAACACTTCGAGCTGTACTCGTCCGGTTACGGAAACGGAATCAAGCCACCGGGCTCCGGCGGCCCCGTGACGGCCGGGACGGGCGGGCGCGAAGTGACGGGGAGGGAGGCGAGGTGAGGCGGGGTGAAGCGGGGGCGGGGGCGCACGAAGATGATGGAAAATTTGACCAACAAGCGGTACGGGCAGGCCCAATTCGGTCACGTGCACGTGCATCTGCCCTTGCATCTGCGGAACGCATCCGAAACCATGGTCCCGCACCACCGCGCCGCATCGCTACGACCGCGAATTACCGGGAGTGCCTCGCATGGGGACGAATGGATCGACCATGCTCGAGCCGTTACGGCAGGGCCTTCCGCCACTGGACCCCGCGGCCGTGTCGAGCGCCGCCTCCTGCGCCCTGCCGCCTCGTTACGAGGCGGTGCGCGAGGCCCGCCGCTTCACCCGCCGGACGCTGGACGCCTGGGAGATCGGCGACCGTTTCGACGACGTGTGCCTGGTGGTCTCCGAACTCGTCACCAACGCCCTGCGGCACGCCCTGCCGGCCGACACCCCGCGCCAGGCCGAACACGACGGCCCGGTACGGCTGCACCTGATGCGCTGGACGGGCCGCCTGGTGTGCGCGGTGCGCGACCCGAGCCACGACGGCCCGGTCGCCCGCGAGAGCGACGACTTCTCGGCGGAGTCCGGCCGCGGCCTCTTCCTCGTCGACTCCTTCAGCGACGGCTGGGGCTGGCACCCGCTCGCGGGCACCCTCGACGGCAAGGTGGTCTGGGCGCTGTTCCGGCTCTGCCCGATGACACCCTGACGGGGGACGGCGGGGCGCGCGGGGTCCCCCGAAGGGGTCAGCTCGCCACCAGGTGGTCGAACTCGCCGTCCTTCACCCCGAGCAGCATGGCCTCGATCTCGGCCCGGGTGTAGACGAGCGCGGGGCCGTCCGGGAAGCGGGAGTTGCGCACCGCGACGCCCCCGTCCGGCAACCGCGCGAACTCCACGCAGGAACCCTGCGAGTTGCTGTGCCGGCTCTTCTGCCACACCACGTCGGACAGCCGTGTGGCGGCCATGCCGTTGTACACGGCGGACGCGTCCTCAGCGTCGTACACGTCGTGGTCCACAGGCGCTCCCCGGGGTGCACTGGCTGGTATGGCCATTGATGCAACGGTCAACTGATCCGGATCATAACTCTGTTCACGTGCAAATGCTTGAGCATATGCACGTGCACGTGGGGTGTTCCTGCGGTTACAGCTTCCGGCCGTCACGGTCCGGTCCGTCTCCGCGCCGGGAGCCTTGTCCTCTGGGACGCCCATGCCGGGGAACCCGTTCCCGCGTCTTCCCGCGGATTCGCCGAACATGCCCGTCCGCCGGGGCGCGGGCGGGCCGGCGAGCGGCACCCCCGGCGGGGGTCGGCGAGCGGTTCCGCGTGCGGGGCCCGGCAGAAGGCCCGGCGGCGCCTCGCCGTCGGCCGGCTCCTCCGGTCCGGAGGGCGGTCGGACGGCCGCGCCGCCGCCCTGACGGTCACCGGCGGCCGGGTACGCTCCCCGCCACGGGTGGCACGATGTGCGGCGGGCCCGTGGGCGAGGACTCGGCGTCCGCACGTTCCGCCTCCCCTGCGCCACCGGCGTGGGACGACCGGACCTCCGGAACCGTCACGTCCGTCGACCGGCCGTCCCTGACGGTGGCGGGGCACGGCGGCGTCGGCGAGGAGACGTACACCCGGGTCCAAGGACGGGGGACACTCCCGTCCGGCTTCCCGTCACCGGGCCCGGTACCCGATCCCCTTCTCTCCCCGAGGAACCCGCCGATGCGCATCACCGGCCGCACCCGCGCCGCCACCACCGCCGTCGCCCTCGCCGCGATGCTGCTGCTGACCGCCTGCGACGGGGGCGACACCGCACGGACCGGCACGGACACCGGCGCCGCCGGCACCGTGGACCGGGGCGGCGCGGCCTGCCGCACCGCCGACATGGACGTGAGCGTCGAGGCGAGCCCCGCCCCGGCCGCCGGCGACACCGGCACCGTCACCGTCATCCTCGCCAACGCGGGCGCAACCTGCGTCCTCGACGGCTTCCCGTCCGTCACCCTGGCCACCGGCGACGCCTCGGCGCGGCTCGCCCCGGCCGAGGCCGCCGCGCCCCGGCGGCTGACCCTCTCCGCGGACGCCACCGCCTCGTTCACCCTCACCTACGTACGGGGCGAGGCGGGCGCCGCCGGTTTCGCCGCCCGGAGCGCGGAGTTCGCCCTCCCCGGCGAGGAGGACACCCACCGCTTCCCCTGGACCTACGGCGACGTGGCCCCCCAGGCCGAGGGCGGAGAGGGCCCGGACGTGACGGTCGGGGCGTTCCAGGCGTCCGGCGACTGAGGGAACCGGCCGGGGGGCGAGGTCCGGCACGCCCCCTCCCCTCACCCCAGGGGCCGCCGGGGCACCACCCGCGCGTCGTCGGCCGCGCGGGTGCCCTCCGTCCAGCCCGCCGGGTCGGCGCCACCGCGCAGGCGCGTCGTCGTCGTCTCGGGGAACATCCGCTCCAGCCGGTCCGTGACGGCGGCCTCACGCGAGGCCAGCACGGGCAGGGCGTCCGCGTGCTCGGTGCCGGCGCCGGCGGTGGCGCGTTCGGCGACGGCACGGAGGTGCGTCCCGGCCCGGTGGGCGTAGGC
This genomic window contains:
- a CDS encoding DUF4232 domain-containing protein is translated as MRITGRTRAATTAVALAAMLLLTACDGGDTARTGTDTGAAGTVDRGGAACRTADMDVSVEASPAPAAGDTGTVTVILANAGATCVLDGFPSVTLATGDASARLAPAEAAAPRRLTLSADATASFTLTYVRGEAGAAGFAARSAEFALPGEEDTHRFPWTYGDVAPQAEGGEGPDVTVGAFQASGD